In the Henningerozyma blattae CBS 6284 chromosome 8, complete genome genome, one interval contains:
- the GPI8 gene encoding GPI-anchor transamidase (similar to Saccharomyces cerevisiae GPI8 (YDR331W); ancestral locus Anc_5.375) encodes MKLSKCLGIIISLFSITLATSASKHTNNWAVIVSTSRFWFNYRHMANALSMYRTFKRLGVPDSQIILMLSDDVACNSRNLFPGSVFNNKDRFLDLYGESVEVDYRGYEVTVENFIRLLTDRWTEEQPPSKRLLTDENSNIFIYLTGHGGDDFLKFQDAEEIASEDIADAFAQMYEKKRYNEIFFMIDTCQANTMYSKFYSPNILAVGSSELDESSYSHHSDVEIGVAVIDRFTFASLEFLEQVEKNSTLTLKDLFDSYTFEKVHSHTGVRTDLFARDPKDVLITDFFASVPNIISDENNSDENTASKKFAEKIYNLAQSNFVSEDFSETDRDSISSKRLAKEVHYKKANNNQVHQLKTESNSMIRSGLAIATVLAIIILSTLTSSQAESNSKLRLFSPIDTTETIL; translated from the coding sequence ATGAAACTATCAAAATGTTTAGGGATTATAATATccttattttctattactTTAGCTACTTCAGCTTCTAAACACACAAATAACTGGGCTGTCATAGTATCGACCTCCAGATTTTGGTTTAATTATAGACATATGGCAAATGCTTTAAGTATGTACAGaacatttaaaagattagGAGTACCAGATTCTCAAATTATCCTAATGTTAAGTGATGATGTGGCGTGTAATTCGAGAAATTTATTTCCAGGTAGTGTCTTTAACAATAAAGATCGTTTCCTTGATCTATACGGTGAATCTGTCGAAGTTGATTATAGAGGATACGAGGTTACTGTGGAAAATTTTATCAGACTATTGACTGATAGGTGGACCGAAGAACAACCACCTTCTAAGAGACTCTTAACTGATGAAAattccaatatttttatttatttaaccGGTCATGGTGGTGatgatttcttaaaattCCAAGATGCTGAAGAAATTGCTAGTGAAGATATTGCTGATGCCTTTGCTCAAAtgtatgaaaaaaaaagatataatgAAATCTTTTTTATGATTGATACTTGCCAAGCCAATACAATGTATTCCAAGTTTTATTCACCAAACATTTTAGCTGTTGGTTCAAGTGAGTTGGATGAAAGTTCGTATTCTCATCATTCAGATGTTGAAATTGGTGTTGCCGTCATTGATAGATTCACGTTTGCAAGTTTGGAATTTTTAGAACAAGTAGAAAAGAACTCAACTTTAACtttgaaagatttattcGATTCGTACacttttgaaaaagttCATTCACATACTGGTGTTAGAACCGATTTATTTGCTAGAGATCCTAAAGATGTCTTAATTACTGATTTCTTTGCCAGTGTAcctaatattatttctgatgaaaataattcagaTGAAAACACTGCTAGCAAAAAATTTgcagaaaaaatttataatttagcACAGTCTAATTTTGTGTCAGAAGACTTTTCAGAAACTGACAGAGATAGTATTTCCTCAAAGAGATTAGCAAAGGAGGTCCATTATAAAAAAGCGAACAATAACCAAGTGCATCAATTAAAGACagaatcaaattcaatgatTCGAAGTGGTTTAGCTATAGCAACAGTTttagcaataataatcttaaGCACATTAACTTCCAGTCAAGCTGAATcgaattcaaaattaagaTTATTTTCCCCTATTGATACCACTGAAACTATCCTATAA
- the UBX5 gene encoding DNA protein crosslink repair co-factor UBX5 (similar to Saccharomyces cerevisiae UBX5 (YDR330W); ancestral locus Anc_5.374) encodes MSEDQINQFLMITGSENNEMAKQFIEMADGNLEVAISIFFENGGNRMAQAQDRRNSNTNTTRNANSDSNFHSNSNSGTNITANTESDAELAQRLQNEAYQQGPNVGSGISSDDTIRAPDQAIHETLADTHIFPGTYGGIGGSFGPLRRTVDDMFDQSRPTGVFNQRFDSYTGSNNESSSSSDEDAHDDDNDDDDDDNMSNDLEYEYVETSTIEIDDDGELHEHTKLVKRPKQMSRERKLELLFRPPFDIMSKRDFESAKRKAVKKKKWLMINIQDSGIFQCQALNRDLWSSKAVKKLIKSHFVFLQYQFEARDATPYINFYNLHDKNDLPHIGIIDPITGERMKQWDQTVPEVTKFITDIKEFLSAFSMDPSHQNPIVKQPEPKVDPSTLSEEQQLQIAIKESLDNDANSDNALRDDNNNHIAADSTTNEVQANNNTSALDPFTTIQPIAHEEPQNKPGITTRIQIRTGDGRRIVRRFTSEEDSVRTIFEVVKTEIVGFETVRFMLTDHNRENLIEKLDLSISDAGLKNSSLLLAKEEDEDEEADGDEK; translated from the coding sequence ATGTCTGAAGATCaaatcaatcaatttttGATGATAACAGGCtcagaaaataatgaaatggccaaacaatttattgaaatggCTGATGGGAATTTAGAGGTGGCGAtctctattttttttgaaaatggtGGTAATAGAATGGCCCAAGCTCAAGATCGTCGTAATagtaatacaaatacaacCAGAAATGCAAATAGCGATAGCaattttcattcaaattcGAATTCAGGTACTAATATTACAGCCAATACAGAATCAGATGCTGAGTTAGCACAACGCTTACAAAATGAAGCTTATCAACAGGGTCCAAATGTAGGGTCAGGAATATCCTCTGATGATACAATTCGTGCTCCTGATCAAGCCATTCATGAAACATTAGCAGATACTCATATTTTTCCTGGAACTTATGGTGGTATTGGGGGATCTTTTGGTCCATTAAGAAGAACTGTCGATGACATGTTTGATCAAAGTAGACCCACAGGTGTTTTCAATCAACGATTTGATTCATATACTggttcaaataatgaatcttCGTCATCTTCAGATGAAGACGCTCATGATGATGAcaatgatgatgacgacGATGATAATATGTCTAATGATTTAGAATATGAGTATGTAGAAACATCTACGattgaaattgatgatgatggtgAATTACATGAACATACAAAATTAGTTAAACGTCCAAAACAAATGTCAagagaaagaaaattagaattattatttaggCCCCCATTCGATATAATGTCAAAAAGAGATTTTGAAAGTGCAAAGAGAAAAGCTGtcaagaaaaagaaatggcTAATGATCAATATCCAAGATTCTGGTATATTTCAATGCCAGGCTTTAAATAGAGATTTATGGTCATCAAAAGctgttaaaaaattaatcaagTCGCATTTTGTGTTTTTACAATATCAGTTTGAAGCAAGAGATGCAACCccatatataaatttttacaatctacatgataaaaatgatttaccCCATATAGGTATTATTGATCCAATTACTGGTGAAAGAATGAAACAATGGGACCAAACAGTTCCTGAAGTGACTAAGTTTATTACTGACATCAAGGAATTTTTAAGTGCATTTTCAATGGACCCAAGTCATCAAAATCCGATTGTTAAACAACCAGAACCTAAGGTCGATCCAAGTACATTATCTGAAGAACAACAACTTCAAATAGCAATTAAAGAATCATTAGATAATGATGCTAATAGCGACAATGCCCTTCGTGATGATAACAATAATCATATAGCGGCTGACAGTACGACTAACGAGGTACAAGCTAACAATAATACATCCGCATTAGATCCATTTACTACAATCCAACCTATAGCACATGAGGAACCTCAAAATAAACCGGGAATTACAACTAGAATTCAAATACGTACAGGTGATGGAAGAAGAATTGTTAGAAGATTCACTTCCGAAGAAGATTCAGTCCGTACCATATTCGAAGTTGTGAAAACTGAAATAGTAGGCTTTGAAACAGTACGCTTCATGTTAACAGATCATAATAGAGAAAATTTGATCGAAAAACTCGATCTTTCAATATCTGACGCTGGTTTGAAGAATAGTTCTCTGCTTTTAGCTAAAGAAGaggatgaagatgaagaagctGATGGCGATGAAAAATAA